One genomic segment of Pandoraea sputorum includes these proteins:
- a CDS encoding flavin-containing monooxygenase produces the protein MTANTNVSDIASASRTRRDLDVIIVGAGLSGIAAAHYLRERCPGTRFAMLEARQSLGGTWDLFRYPGVRSDSDMYTLGFSFRPWASDQAIADGGKILDYLKETAHAEGLDEVIRYGHKVSEARWDSGIARWTLDVERTYEDGRCDTETLTCRFLFMCSGYYAYDAGHAPTWPGMETFGGTVVHPQHWPADLDYRDKRVVVIGSGATAVTLLPSLATRASHVTMLQRSPSYILSMPQRDGVAERLRKWLPAGVAHRLVRTKNVLITLGFYNAARRWPNAIRRVLIKRAAQQAQGHADVERDLTPRYNPWDQRLCLAPNGDIFKALRSGRAEIVTDEIAAFTPAGLTLKSGKTLDADIVVTATGLRVQLMGGAQLRVDGQPVTLADTVAYKGMMYSGVPNLASIFGYTNASWTLKAELIAQYVCRLINHMNAHNADTCVPYLRDGEHGELPAIGLTSGYIQRAAGVLPRQGGRKPWVFYQNYLRDLRLMRWGSVDDGAMHFERRATLRRAVASSDLATP, from the coding sequence ATGACGGCAAATACAAACGTGTCCGATATTGCGAGCGCGTCCCGCACACGCAGGGATCTGGACGTCATCATTGTGGGCGCAGGACTCTCGGGCATCGCCGCCGCGCACTATCTGCGCGAGCGCTGTCCCGGTACTCGCTTCGCGATGCTCGAAGCCCGTCAGTCGTTGGGCGGCACGTGGGATCTGTTCCGGTACCCCGGCGTGCGCTCCGACTCCGACATGTACACGCTCGGCTTCAGCTTCCGTCCGTGGGCGAGCGATCAGGCCATCGCCGACGGCGGCAAGATTCTCGACTATCTCAAGGAGACGGCCCACGCCGAAGGTCTCGATGAGGTGATCCGTTACGGACACAAGGTGAGCGAAGCGCGCTGGGACTCCGGCATCGCCCGATGGACGCTCGACGTCGAGCGCACGTACGAGGACGGTCGTTGCGACACGGAGACGCTTACGTGCCGCTTCCTCTTCATGTGCAGCGGCTACTACGCCTACGACGCCGGCCACGCCCCCACCTGGCCCGGCATGGAGACGTTCGGCGGCACCGTGGTCCACCCGCAGCATTGGCCCGCCGATCTCGACTATCGTGACAAGCGCGTCGTCGTCATCGGCAGCGGCGCGACGGCCGTCACCCTGCTGCCGAGCCTGGCGACCCGTGCGTCGCACGTCACGATGTTGCAGCGCTCGCCGAGCTACATCCTGTCCATGCCGCAGCGCGACGGCGTCGCCGAACGTCTGCGCAAATGGCTACCTGCAGGGGTCGCGCACCGGCTCGTGCGCACGAAGAACGTACTGATCACACTCGGCTTCTACAATGCAGCGCGACGCTGGCCGAACGCCATCCGCCGCGTATTGATCAAGCGCGCGGCACAACAAGCGCAGGGGCATGCGGACGTCGAGCGCGATCTGACCCCTCGCTACAACCCGTGGGATCAACGGCTGTGCCTCGCACCGAATGGCGACATCTTCAAGGCGTTGCGCAGCGGGCGCGCCGAGATCGTCACCGACGAGATCGCGGCATTCACGCCTGCCGGCCTCACGCTCAAAAGCGGCAAGACGCTCGACGCCGACATCGTGGTGACGGCCACCGGCCTGCGCGTGCAACTGATGGGCGGTGCGCAACTGCGGGTCGACGGCCAGCCCGTGACGCTCGCCGACACGGTCGCCTACAAGGGGATGATGTACAGCGGCGTACCGAATCTTGCGTCGATCTTCGGCTATACGAACGCCTCTTGGACACTTAAGGCGGAGCTGATCGCGCAGTACGTCTGCCGTCTGATCAACCATATGAATGCGCATAACGCCGATACGTGCGTGCCCTATCTGCGTGACGGCGAACACGGCGAGTTGCCCGCTATCGGTCTGACGTCAGGGTACATTCAACGCGCCGCCGGCGTGCTGCCCCGGCAAGGCGGACGCAAGCCTTGGGTGTTCTATCAGAACTATCTGCGCGACTTGCGTTTGATGCGCTGGGGGAGCGTCGACGACGGGGCCATGCATTTCGAGCGTCGCGCAACGTTGCGACGTGCCGTCGCATCGTCGGACCTCGCAACACCTTGA
- a CDS encoding alpha/beta fold hydrolase, which translates to MLIVYLLACLVIAFAAVVLVLMRFTRRVARRAEAAVPPDGQFLDIDGERLHYVDFGHGPAIVFIHGLSGQLRNFAYLPLAALARTHRVVLVDRPGSGYSTRGPQHDAAIAWQANVVARLIDTLALERPLVVGHSLGGAVSLALALDHPQRVGALALIAPLTQPVSEVPAAFRALAIRRAWWRRWVGRTLAVPVGMMTGRATLTYVFGPEDAPKDFLIRGGGVLGYRPGNFEASSVDILAAERDMPGLAARYADLAVPVDVLYGRSDRVLDYRQHGETLPVASPCAQLTLIDGGHMLPVTQPELTAQWLSEVAARMPSAQNYRPRHDVTMVSTHAANDAA; encoded by the coding sequence ATGCTCATCGTCTACTTGCTCGCCTGCCTCGTCATCGCCTTCGCCGCGGTGGTGCTCGTGCTGATGCGTTTTACGCGTCGCGTCGCCAGACGCGCCGAAGCGGCCGTGCCACCGGACGGACAGTTTCTCGATATTGACGGCGAACGACTGCATTACGTCGATTTCGGACACGGCCCCGCCATCGTGTTCATTCACGGGCTCTCGGGGCAATTGCGCAACTTCGCATATTTGCCGCTGGCCGCGCTGGCGCGCACGCATCGCGTGGTGCTCGTCGACCGCCCCGGCTCCGGCTATTCCACACGTGGGCCGCAACACGACGCCGCTATCGCATGGCAGGCGAACGTCGTTGCGCGACTGATCGACACGCTGGCGCTGGAGCGTCCGCTGGTGGTCGGGCATTCGCTGGGCGGTGCGGTATCGCTGGCGCTCGCGCTCGACCATCCGCAACGCGTAGGCGCGCTCGCGCTGATCGCGCCGCTGACGCAACCGGTGTCCGAAGTGCCTGCGGCCTTCCGTGCACTCGCCATTCGGCGTGCCTGGTGGCGTCGCTGGGTTGGACGCACGCTCGCCGTGCCGGTCGGCATGATGACGGGACGCGCGACGCTCACGTATGTCTTCGGCCCTGAAGACGCGCCCAAAGACTTCCTCATTCGCGGCGGCGGCGTGCTGGGCTATCGCCCCGGCAACTTCGAAGCAAGCAGCGTCGACATACTCGCAGCAGAGCGGGACATGCCCGGGCTGGCGGCGAGATACGCCGACCTGGCGGTGCCCGTCGATGTGCTTTACGGCCGCAGCGACCGCGTTCTCGACTACCGTCAGCACGGCGAAACCCTGCCGGTGGCGAGCCCATGTGCGCAACTCACGCTCATCGACGGAGGCCACATGCTCCCCGTCACGCAGCCCGAGTTGACCGCCCAATGGCTGAGTGAGGTCGCTGCGCGCATGCCGTCTGCACAGAACTATCGCCCTCGTCACGATGTGACGATGGTGTCGACCCACGCCGCAAACGATGCCGCCTGA
- a CDS encoding MBL fold metallo-hydrolase — protein MADRPDAQSPTPDGQHSSLSQPPSRHSPASLRMAASLVVLRERPSGLEVLLLRRAVRAGDFSSDAYVFPGGVVDAADRQGHAVCIGMDDATASERLQLTDHGLDYYVAAVRECFEETGVLFAVDATGVPIGASALDDMRAQRNALHDGKIDIASLCHASNVRLAPDHLHYLSHWVTPLALPKRFDTRFFLAMLPEGQSVEVDQIETAAHRWMRPHYALTHADQLRLLPPTRKLLQWLESMGTAERAMATASTLAARHEIPRIQPRLANGKRGRWPVTPDEPAWAELTLTDPQEQGIGSYDIVPGNVVTLMPGVLRVTASNPGMMTGPGTNTYLIGGGPQNEWAVIDPGPDDPAHTDTILRATPGVIRQIFVTHTHRDHSPGALLLKVRTGAVTYGMQARHDEGQDTAFVPDIALCDDDEVTLPDGRTLRAIHTPGHAANHLCYSLDDAKLVFTGDHVMQGSTVVINPPDGHMATYLESLEKLAASAPQWLAPGHGFVIDRPAQRIARLVAHRLAREASTLAALADVGPASIDMLTPVVYADVPATRHGVARRSLRAHLDKLAEDGRAVVSADGIWRLRGETEAG, from the coding sequence ATGGCAGATCGTCCCGACGCGCAATCGCCTACGCCTGACGGCCAGCATTCCTCGCTTTCCCAGCCGCCCTCACGGCACTCGCCAGCGTCCTTGCGGATGGCGGCGAGTCTCGTCGTATTACGCGAACGCCCGAGTGGTCTGGAAGTGCTGCTGTTACGGCGTGCCGTGCGGGCCGGTGACTTCAGCTCCGACGCTTACGTCTTTCCCGGCGGCGTCGTCGATGCGGCCGATCGACAAGGACATGCAGTGTGCATCGGGATGGACGACGCCACGGCGAGCGAACGTCTCCAACTGACCGATCATGGCCTCGACTACTACGTCGCGGCCGTGCGCGAATGCTTCGAGGAAACGGGGGTGTTGTTCGCGGTCGATGCTACGGGTGTGCCCATCGGCGCCTCCGCGCTCGACGACATGCGCGCGCAACGTAACGCGCTGCACGACGGCAAGATCGATATTGCATCGTTGTGCCATGCGTCCAACGTTCGGCTAGCGCCCGACCATCTGCATTATCTGAGTCACTGGGTCACGCCGCTCGCGCTGCCGAAGCGTTTCGACACGCGCTTCTTTCTGGCGATGCTCCCCGAGGGTCAATCCGTCGAAGTCGATCAGATCGAGACCGCGGCGCACCGTTGGATGCGTCCGCACTATGCACTGACGCATGCGGACCAACTGCGTCTGTTGCCGCCCACGCGCAAACTGCTCCAGTGGCTCGAAAGCATGGGGACTGCCGAGCGGGCGATGGCGACGGCGTCGACGCTGGCCGCGCGGCACGAAATCCCGCGTATCCAGCCGCGACTCGCCAACGGCAAACGCGGCCGCTGGCCCGTCACGCCGGACGAGCCAGCGTGGGCCGAACTGACACTGACCGATCCACAGGAGCAAGGCATCGGCAGCTACGACATCGTGCCGGGGAACGTCGTGACGCTCATGCCTGGTGTGCTTCGCGTCACCGCATCGAATCCGGGGATGATGACCGGCCCCGGCACCAACACCTATCTGATTGGCGGAGGGCCGCAGAACGAATGGGCGGTTATCGACCCCGGCCCCGACGATCCCGCGCACACCGACACGATCCTGCGTGCAACGCCGGGCGTCATCCGACAGATTTTCGTCACGCACACGCATCGCGATCATTCGCCCGGTGCCCTGTTGTTAAAGGTAAGGACCGGTGCAGTGACGTATGGCATGCAAGCGCGTCACGACGAGGGGCAAGACACGGCATTCGTACCGGACATTGCCCTCTGCGACGACGACGAAGTGACGCTGCCGGATGGACGCACGCTGCGCGCCATCCACACACCGGGGCATGCGGCGAACCATCTGTGTTATTCGCTTGACGACGCAAAGCTGGTCTTCACCGGCGATCACGTGATGCAAGGCTCGACGGTGGTCATCAACCCGCCGGATGGCCATATGGCGACCTATCTGGAGTCGCTGGAAAAGCTGGCGGCGTCAGCGCCACAGTGGCTCGCGCCGGGGCATGGCTTCGTGATAGATCGTCCTGCGCAGCGCATCGCGCGGCTGGTGGCACATCGGCTTGCGCGGGAAGCGAGCACGCTGGCGGCGCTCGCGGACGTCGGTCCCGCGAGCATCGACATGCTCACGCCGGTGGTCTATGCGGACGTGCCAGCAACGCGGCACGGTGTCGCGCGACGTTCGCTGCGCGCGCATCTGGATAAGCTCGCAGAAGACGGGCGCGCCGTCGTCTCGGCGGACGGGATATGGCGCTTGCGTGGCGAGACGGAGGCGGGCTGA
- a CDS encoding DUF1488 family protein: protein MSTFLHGGLGLGSDGESVRFNVHVDGKVWTCQIGRVALNRLSGVDAGGEALFDQFVDFEDEIVDLAARAIAQGANVEPIEVGKQ, encoded by the coding sequence ATGAGTACTTTTTTGCACGGTGGCCTCGGCTTGGGGAGTGACGGCGAGTCCGTGCGTTTCAATGTGCATGTCGACGGCAAGGTCTGGACGTGCCAGATCGGTCGAGTGGCGCTCAATCGCCTGTCAGGCGTCGATGCCGGGGGCGAAGCGCTGTTCGATCAGTTCGTCGACTTCGAAGACGAAATCGTCGACCTTGCCGCCAGGGCGATTGCACAGGGGGCCAACGTCGAGCCAATCGAAGTCGGCAAGCAATGA
- a CDS encoding eCIS core domain-containing protein, translated as MRTYSDSGKDEEHRTQAASQGRDEAQATDAPLTDNRPSTAALRQLQTIARHSPRAVQLKSLQGLTAGGTSADSAAQREARPNNTGIPDGLKSGIESLSGMSMDAVKVHYNSSQPAQLDAHAYAQGTDIHLAPGQEQHLPHEAWHIVQQAQGRVQPTMQLHATQINDDPALEREADLMGALAMGQGQAPSSTLREVTSGARVLQGNFPDAVNDARRGAQVIEKDDVQLDHMVSQESWRTFSETLIKTLAPMTMDGSSRWADLGAALAAFRTEANKTAGAHVVLSEQHLINIPENIVPGRANQVQGAKNFFDPEMSGKGATVQETAFSLEMRKLDDAIRQINQLVVHDFLPTKVADSKKATHHDSGVEDHLVALLKEATAQMVKLNAAPISSYTKEHWYQFDGSWVKKRGATWLTRESDEAADIGQDDVEEQDDWADLEFTFIVKSMTRVGARPTLVNVPVMVTASVPSETWSHIFKRHYLPTFAWDIQAVNTFWKQDPFTYLDSAAGRTLLQTELTSLLKKTFNFSKSLDLVEDHETDYEDWSQADSTLFFQADVDSEFLAAAAPPKPAKRYEVKIDIKSIAPQSDTLAYAMTPTDLRALKPQAQPGGA; from the coding sequence ATGAGAACGTATTCGGATTCGGGCAAGGACGAAGAACATCGGACGCAAGCGGCGAGCCAAGGGCGCGATGAAGCGCAGGCGACCGACGCACCGTTGACAGATAACCGGCCTTCGACGGCGGCGCTGCGTCAACTCCAGACGATCGCTCGTCACAGTCCCCGTGCCGTGCAACTGAAGTCGCTTCAGGGGCTGACGGCGGGCGGCACATCTGCCGATTCCGCCGCCCAGCGCGAGGCGAGGCCGAACAACACAGGTATTCCCGACGGGCTAAAGTCGGGCATCGAAAGCCTCAGCGGCATGTCGATGGATGCGGTGAAGGTGCACTACAACTCATCGCAGCCAGCGCAACTCGATGCGCATGCTTACGCGCAAGGCACCGACATCCACCTGGCCCCCGGGCAAGAACAGCATCTCCCGCACGAGGCCTGGCACATCGTGCAACAGGCGCAGGGTCGTGTTCAGCCGACAATGCAATTGCACGCCACGCAGATTAACGACGATCCCGCCCTCGAACGTGAAGCAGATCTCATGGGGGCGCTGGCGATGGGGCAGGGGCAAGCGCCATCGTCTACGCTCAGGGAAGTCACCAGCGGGGCCCGCGTGCTGCAAGGCAACTTCCCCGATGCGGTGAACGACGCACGCAGGGGGGCGCAAGTCATCGAGAAGGACGACGTACAGCTCGACCACATGGTGTCGCAAGAAAGTTGGCGGACGTTCAGTGAAACGCTAATCAAGACACTGGCGCCAATGACAATGGACGGGAGCAGTCGTTGGGCGGACTTGGGAGCGGCGCTTGCTGCGTTCAGAACGGAGGCGAACAAGACCGCCGGAGCGCACGTGGTACTTAGTGAGCAACACCTGATCAACATTCCCGAGAACATTGTTCCGGGACGGGCAAATCAGGTGCAAGGTGCAAAAAACTTCTTCGATCCGGAAATGAGTGGGAAGGGCGCGACAGTTCAAGAGACGGCATTCTCGCTGGAGATGCGCAAGCTCGACGACGCGATACGTCAGATCAATCAGCTTGTGGTGCACGATTTTCTGCCAACGAAAGTGGCTGACTCAAAAAAAGCGACGCATCACGATTCAGGCGTGGAAGATCATCTGGTCGCGCTGCTGAAAGAGGCCACCGCGCAAATGGTCAAGCTCAATGCCGCACCCATTTCGTCTTATACGAAGGAGCATTGGTACCAATTCGACGGAAGTTGGGTGAAGAAGCGGGGCGCCACATGGCTCACCCGCGAAAGTGACGAGGCGGCGGACATCGGGCAGGATGATGTGGAGGAGCAGGACGACTGGGCCGACCTCGAGTTCACCTTCATCGTCAAATCCATGACGCGGGTCGGGGCGAGACCGACACTGGTCAACGTCCCCGTCATGGTGACGGCGAGCGTGCCGTCCGAGACATGGAGTCATATTTTCAAGCGCCACTATCTCCCGACATTCGCGTGGGACATTCAGGCCGTCAATACCTTCTGGAAGCAGGACCCTTTCACCTATCTCGATAGCGCAGCGGGGCGGACCTTACTTCAGACCGAACTGACATCGCTCCTCAAAAAGACGTTCAACTTTTCAAAATCACTCGATCTCGTCGAGGACCACGAAACGGACTATGAGGATTGGTCTCAGGCCGACAGTACGCTATTTTTTCAAGCCGACGTCGATAGCGAATTCCTGGCGGCGGCCGCACCTCCCAAGCCGGCGAAGCGATACGAAGTGAAGATCGATATCAAATCGATTGCGCCGCAAAGTGACACCCTCGCGTACGCCATGACGCCAACTGATTTAAGAGCGCTTAAGCCGCAGGCGCAACCGGGCGGCGCATAA
- a CDS encoding GNAT family N-acetyltransferase, with protein MTDSTLEVRAVTPEDFDAWRPLWDGYNRFYGRFDATALPEHITRTTWSRFFDGYEPMHAIIAKRGEHMLGLVHFLYHRSTTMDGPICYLQDLFTIEAARGQGVGRALIEAVYAHAKASNSPRVYWHTHETNLTAMRLYDDVAEKPGFVMYRKNL; from the coding sequence ATGACCGATTCGACGCTTGAAGTCCGCGCCGTCACACCGGAAGATTTCGATGCATGGCGACCGCTGTGGGACGGCTACAACCGTTTCTACGGGCGCTTCGACGCAACCGCTCTCCCGGAACACATCACGCGCACGACCTGGTCACGCTTCTTCGACGGGTATGAGCCCATGCACGCGATCATCGCCAAACGTGGTGAACATATGCTCGGTCTCGTGCACTTCCTTTATCACCGCAGCACGACGATGGACGGGCCGATCTGCTATTTGCAGGATCTCTTTACCATCGAAGCGGCGCGCGGTCAGGGCGTGGGGCGCGCGCTGATCGAGGCCGTCTATGCACACGCGAAGGCATCCAATTCGCCGCGGGTGTACTGGCACACACACGAAACGAACCTGACCGCCATGCGGCTCTACGACGATGTCGCCGAGAAGCCCGGGTTTGTGATGTACCGCAAGAACCTTTGA